From the Trifolium pratense cultivar HEN17-A07 linkage group LG4, ARS_RC_1.1, whole genome shotgun sequence genome, the window ttgtttttatgcaaacaacttatacaatataaattaggttttatactATTTTGTAAGTTCACAAGtgaatattgtatttttataagttattttatcataaataattACCTTGagaaacttataataatatataaaaattgcataaactaaaaaataagctaattcaactGGTGATTAATTTCGGTACTTATTATGAACGACCTGGATTGTTATACCAAGATTTAACTTCTCTATACTGCTCTTACTTGCACAAGTTCGCAGTTCTAGTTTGCATGGTGCCATGGTGGTGATGTCACACTGCCAAACAAAAATGTAACTTGCAacatttttccttaaaaaaatctaCCCAACAtgacacaaacaaacaaaggTTTCTGCAAACAACTCATGTTCCTCCAACcctcaaactttttttttttcctttataataATTCCATCACAAACCGCACTAAGTTGCCTCATTCACAGTTACACGTCTCTTGCTTACGTGGAACAATGAAACGGTTAAACCAAATTTATTTGGAAGCAACCCAAGAATTTCAAAACATTGGTGAACACTAGGCAGGAACCAAACTCCATTGGGACAACCATGATTGAGAGCCCATTCCACATGTTCACCATGTATTGGTAACATGATTCAATTGATTGGTTATTGTCCttttcaagaaaaggattctcTGTATTGATTATGTCACTAGGTTATAATATGGACCGTCAAATATAAATCATCAACAAGTATAAgatagggtcatgttaacttgtgcccggcacatgttaagctacctaaaaatagaaatataacatttaatgatacaaagaatttaatgtttagataattgaatacaccacaagttcaatttttccatatttatcttcttaacatgtgcccttaagggcacaagttaacattctccatagaaaaatgctaaatagtgcccctgagacactggttaaggaaacaaaaatggtAATTTGATATTGGAATTGGTGTAGTAAACTcctcaaaaattaaaaaaaaaatgttattttctatttaaaactttcttttttttggctTCCTTAACCGATGTCCCCGAGACACCGGTTAACATGACatttcttaataaatgtgaaaatatttttttgcttatattatgaCATGGAGGGAGTATGTATATAAGATATTTGCCATGTGACATGTGTATTCAAATATTCATTTTTGAGGTATGCTGACAACCCACTCTTCTCTTTCAACTAGATCCAACTAAATCATGTAACCCAACATAAATTTAGTACTCATTTGAAATCCAACCAATTAGAaaaagtgtgttgctagcataaTTCTCCACTTTTGTCATCAATATAGCGAAATGGATTTCCTGCTTTAACTCACGGTCATAGACCATCAGACCTAAATCGATATAGGAATCATTTAACTGTGTACTCCCTctaatcatatatataagagaaaatttatattttagattcattaaaaatctaatgtatATAGACCATATTAtgaattaaatacattaaattattaatgaatttaaaaggTGAACTTTCTCTCATCGGATGAATGAAGTAAATAATCGGAATCATTGGATCTGAAATTAACTGCCGAAATCAATAACTATGGCAAACTTTGTTATATTCCTACTGCAGTCCCTATGTGAAACTCTTCCACACATGTGTCTAAATCAATATATCATCATCAAAATAAAAGTGTGATTGGTTAAATGTGtgcttctcttctttttttttgtgcttCTCTTTTCTATTGTACAACAAAAatagcaaaaacaaaatagcCACCCGTGCCTTTTGTTTTTTTCCCTTTATATAATCACAAAGGGTTAGGATTGAAACTTTTTCATCTTTCCTTTTTTCTCTCCAAATCATATATGATAACATAAAAAATGGTCAAATTTTTCTTATGAACAATTCATGTATATAGGAACGTAAAGGAATTGTTTTCTGTTTTGGGTTTGTCAAATTAAGCAAAAAGTTTCAATCTTTTGATagaaaaaaactaaagaaaaatcatttatttatttattctatttgaaaaatttgtaaaaaGTGCTCATAATTGAAATCtctataaagatacaatttttatagATATTTTTAGTGATAACATTGTTTGGAAATCACAAAATCAAAAGGGTGATTTGTTTTTGAGGAATGAGAGCAAGAAAGAATGGATTTCTGGCCAGAGTTTCTTGCAAGTAGTTCAGGTAGAGAATTTGTTGCAGGTGGATTTGGAGGAACTGCTGGTGTAATTTCTGGTTACCCTTTGGATACCCTTAGAATCAGACAACAGAGTGGTCACAATGGTTCTGCTTTTAGCATCCTTAGAAATATGGTTTCTAAAGGAGGATTTGCTTCTTTGTACCGTGGAATGGGTGCACCATTGGCATCAGTTACTTTTCAGgtaaattttcttcttttttttttgttgttgtgaatTTAGATGATATAAAACTATATGATAAGATCTTTGGATCTAACAATATCTTATGTCATTTTGCTCTTTCTTGTTGTCTATTGAGTTTAGATGCATCATCATTCATACACATCATCACAAATTGCAGTGGGATTCATGTGAATCAgataataattcatttttagatatggtttttattttgtgtcttaTTAACATGATGTTGTATTGTATGTGTGGATTATTTCACAAAACATCCTTAATCTTCTTGCCATCTTTTTCATGATCTTGATTTCATAATGATTCTAAAATGTTTGTTTGAATATCTGATAGATAGAATTTGAAAAAGATAAACAAAATCAGGGGTGATAGAGAGGATTTGGTTGTGATTGTGGGGAATAAATTATTCTGTATTGGTACTTTTTTTATTTGGAATATACTTAATGATGGGAGTGTTTAATTCCTTTGTGAATATGATTACTTTTTAATGATATTTAACAATATTGAAAACGCATTTTGCCTTTGTCTTTTGAATTGTTTAGATAAAGGATTAGGattagattaattaattaagattaGGATTACTGACTCGTTGACACCTTTTTCCAACTCAAgcaatattaaatattttcaaatggGCCAGGTGGGATGCATCTGAATCCCATTTACTGCTAAAATGTGGAAACAGTTAGATTTCAGAAAGTTTTGATCAGTGTTACATGGGCCTATCTATGTCATGTGATTCAATGTCTCATGATGAGGTCACTGTGCAGAATTATAATTAATTGCACTCTTAATTGAGGTCATTCaaagattttataaagtttTGGTCACTTATTTGTGAATGTGACACCAAAATTTGTGACTCTAGCCAACAgagaatttttataatttctcaTGATGGCAAATCAATGAGATCATTAGATGCATCAAAACATTTTTTGTTCACCCACCTACCAATACAATGACATGAACAGAGTATATTCTGGCTATGGTGGGGAAGAAAGAAAACACAACTGCACAAGACACCAAAAGTTTGTGGGTGCCATAATGCCAGAAATGAATTTCCTGCTCGGAGTTACAGTTTTAGACCGTCCGATCTAAATCGACGGATAAAATCATTTGACTGTGTGAATAATTTTGATTGTTCGATCTAAAATCAATGACCGAGATTAATAACTTTGGTAAACCTTGTTATTCTGCTACCGCAGCAAATCCAGGTCCTATAATGCCATTGGGCCATGAATAAGCCATAAGGCATTCGAGGATATTGAAACATTAAACatcaaagaaatttaaatttttactgtaacattgttttattttatcctTAATCCATACCAGTATTATTCATTCCTTCATGTCAGATGTTAAAGTACAAGTAAAGTTCATTGTCTTTAATTGTTTTTTCGCTTTTCGGTGGCAGAATGCTGTGGTTTTTCAAACATATGCAGTTCTTTCAAGGGCATGTGACTCATCAGATTCTGCTAAAGACCCTCCATCCTACAAGAGTGTTGCATTAGGTGGAATGGGCACAGGGGGTCTTCAAAGTTTATTGCTTTCCCCTGTGGAGCTGATTAAAATTCGACTTCAACTGCAAAACACAAACCAGTCAAAAGAATCAGGAATAAGTCCTTCAAAAGTAGTTAAAAATATATGGAGAAAAGAGGGTTTGCGCGGCATATATCGAGGACTTGGTATCACTGTAATGAGGGATGTACCTTCTCATGGAGTTTACTTCTGGACATATGAATACATGAGGGAACAATTGCATCCAGGTTGCAGAAAAGATGGTCAAGAAAGTTTGAATACTATGTTGGTGTCTGGAGGATTAGCAGGGGTAGCGAGTTGGGTTTGTTGCTACCCTATTGATGTTGTAAAGACAAGGCTACAAGCTCAAACACCGTCTTCGTTAAAATACAACGGTGTTTTTGACTGTATCGTAAAAAGCGTCAAAGAAGAAGGATACCTTGTGTTGTGGCGTGGTTTAGGAACTGCAGTCTCCAGAGCATTTGTTGTGAATGGTGCTGTATTTGCTGCTTATGAATTTACACTGAGGTTTCTGTTTAACAATGAAAacgttcaaattcaggaaacaATTTAGGATAGCAGGTGAACTCAAAACAATCAAAATTCAGATGTTATATTCAATATAAAACATTTTATATTCATACACAATATAATTGCCAGATCCTACTTCTATTAGCTGACTGTGATGCTTTAGGAAAAAATTCCAATGAATCCATGTTACCTCTAAACTCACCATTGCTACATGTCTGACAAACATCTTATATTTGATACTTGTTACTTAATGCCAAATATTTGTGCTCTTTACATGCATTGAGTATACACATTCCTCATGCAGTATAAGACGACCAACTGAAAGCAAGGTAACCAAGAAAGCTAGAAATTTTCAGCACCAAATGGTTCTACCAAATCCTTTTCATATTGCCTGAGAAGCTTGTATATGTAGCAAAGGACTTATAAAACAATTTGGCAATCATGAACTGAAAATTAACAAAACTCATCAAAAGGAACCTTCAATTTCTAATCTCACAACAAAAAACCAATTGAACTAGAAAATTTTGACCAAACCATATAACAAAACTCACAAAAAGAAACCATTTCACTCTTAATTTCCACACACACAAGACCAATTTAAGTAAGCAATTCAAAGCAACCCAGATGCAAGACAATGCCAATattcagaagaagaaaaagactCATATTATATCATTCGCTTAATTACATACAAAATCCTCATTGATACAAAAACATTAATGCTATTATTCTTATTGTACAataatgatgataataataacacAACAGagtaacaataaaatataacaatGTTACCAAAAAAGCTTAAACTTTTTCAGCACAAAATGACTCATTCATTCTCAATCCTATCACCACCAAGATTAAGACCCATCATAGTTTCAACCAAAACATGAGGATCATTATAATTCCTAACAGCTTGAACAATACCTTTAACACGTTTAAAACAATCTTCATAACCAAAAACTTCTGATCCCACAAACACACCATGACAACCCAATTG encodes:
- the LOC123921638 gene encoding mitochondrial arginine transporter BAC2-like, giving the protein MDFWPEFLASSSGREFVAGGFGGTAGVISGYPLDTLRIRQQSGHNGSAFSILRNMVSKGGFASLYRGMGAPLASVTFQNAVVFQTYAVLSRACDSSDSAKDPPSYKSVALGGMGTGGLQSLLLSPVELIKIRLQLQNTNQSKESGISPSKVVKNIWRKEGLRGIYRGLGITVMRDVPSHGVYFWTYEYMREQLHPGCRKDGQESLNTMLVSGGLAGVASWVCCYPIDVVKTRLQAQTPSSLKYNGVFDCIVKSVKEEGYLVLWRGLGTAVSRAFVVNGAVFAAYEFTLRFLFNNENVQIQETI